The following proteins are co-located in the Amphiprion ocellaris isolate individual 3 ecotype Okinawa chromosome 7, ASM2253959v1, whole genome shotgun sequence genome:
- the gdpd4a gene encoding glycerophosphodiester phosphodiesterase domain-containing protein 5 isoform X2: protein MPVTRLKLGKLKVVRRQLLQRYEHQPFVSCLAGLYGCQWRRYQRARAQPGECCCSKVECGSFGLLILTFFLSFLFLYFWSEAQNDYNDFDWFNFGTLGFWFPWSLVLLVVAAALFTYIALLLVLAVCLLSEGQRLYLHWSHKTGIVVTLAFSVTATAILSDLWSKEWKTLLLSLQVTAPYLHVGAVSLMAILSWPIALHFFRMNKRVRQVAVLGLYLSVLFSLYLVPLGMYSPCIKEAGTLGPAPALIGHRGAPMLAPENTVMSFEKAVEAGGEGLETDVTISYDGVPFLMHDSTLKRTTNVAEVFPNRTHIDASMFTWAELQQLNAGGWFLSRDPFGTVSSLSESDRSQAQNQSVPSLAQFLEVAAGTGRLVLFDLRRPPYGHPYSQSYINTTLQVIQAHINSSQVLWLPSEDRDLVQAVDPQLQQTSGEKASIQELTDDHITRLNLHYSTMSQQQIRKYQSVNISTNLYVISQPWLYTLAWCSGAHSVTSNSIHILSSINKPLFLMTPEEYSLMWILTDVVSAFLIIVVFVFHWWRERGLPFWSGSRQTHENGPYSKFRTDSSEVICVGWSPLHAEPPAGALVSLPLVFNP from the exons ATGCCCGTGACCAGACTGAAGCTGGGGAAGCTAAAGGTGGTGCGGCGGCAGCTGCTGCAAAG GTATGAACACCAGCCGTTTGTCTCCTGCCTGGCCGGCCTCTACGGTTGCCAATGGAGACGATACCAGAGAGCCCGGGCTCAGCCTGGAGAGTGCTGCTGCAGCAAG gtGGAATGTGGCAGTTTTGGCCTCCTGATCCTCACCTTCTTCCTGAGTTTTCTCTTCCTGTATTTCTGGAGTGAAGCCCAGAATGACTACAACGACTTTGACTG GTTTAATTTTGGGACCCTTGGTTTCTGGTTTCCTTGGTCTCTGGTCCTGCTGGTCGTTGCTGCTGCTCTCTTCACATACATTGCCCTACTATTG GTGCTGGCGGTGTGTCTGCTCTCTGAGGGTCAGAGGCTCTACCTTCACTGGAGCCACAAG ACTGGCATCGTGGTGACGCTGGCGTTCTCCGTCACAGCTACTGCCATCCTGTCTGACCTCTGGAGCAAAGAATGGAAaactctcctcctgtctctgcaG GTGACAGCACCTTACCTCCATGTAGGTGCAGTCTCATTAATGGCGATTCTCTCCTGGCCAATAGCGTTGCACTTCTTCCGCATGAACAAGAGAG tGCGTCAGGTGGCTGTCCTGggtctctacctgtctgtgcTGTTCTCTCTCTACCTGGTCCCTCTGGGAATGTACTCACCCTGCATTAAAGAGGCAGGAACACTAGGACCTGCACCAGCACTCATAGGACACAGAGGAGCTCCAATG cttGCTCCAGAGAATACTGTGATGTCGTTTGAGAAGGCAGtggaagctggaggagaaggactAGAGACTGACGTCACCATCAG TTACGACGGTGTTCCCTTCCTGATGCATGACTCCACTCTGAAGAGGACGACTAATGTTGCAGAGGTTTTCCCAAATCGAACACATATCGATGCCTCCATGTTCACGTGGGCCGAGCTACAGCAGCTGAATGCTGGCGGCTGGTTCTTATCG AGGGATCCGTTTGGTACTGTGTCGTCCCTGTCTGAGTCGGACCGTTCCCAGGCCCAGAATCAGTCTGTTCCCTCTCTAGCCCAGTTCCTTGAGGTTGCAGCTGGGACTGGCAGACTAGTGCTGTTTGACCTACGCAGGCCACCGTATGGACACCCGTACAGTCAGTCATACATCAACACCACTCTGCAGGTCATACAGGCCCACATCAACTCCTCACAG GTGCTGTGGCTGCCTTCTGAAGACAGGGACCTGGTCCAGGCTGTGGacccacagctgcagcagacttCTGGAGAAAAGGCATCAATCCAAGAGCTGACAGACGACCACATCACCAGACTGAACCTGCACTACAGCACCATGTCACAGCAGCAGATCCG TAAATACCAGTCGGTGAACATCAGCACTAACCTGTATGTGATCAGCCAGCCGTGGCTCTACACTCTGGCCTGGTGTTCTGGAGCACATTCTGTCACCAGCAACTCCATCCACATCCTGTCCAGCATCAACAAGCCTCTCTTCCTCATG ACTCCAGAGGAATACAGTCTGATGTGGATTCTAACTGATGTGGTGTCCGCCTTCCTCATCATTGTAGTTTTCGTATTCCATTG gtggagagagagaggtctGCCCTTCTGGTCCGGCAGCCGCCAGACTCACGAGAACGGACCCTACAGCAAGTTCAGGACAG ACTCCTCAGAGGTCATCTGTGTTGGCTGGAGTCCTCTCCACGCTGAGCCTCCTGCTGGAGCCCTTGTCTCCCTCCCTCTGGTCTTCAACCCATGA
- the gdpd4a gene encoding glycerophosphodiester phosphodiesterase domain-containing protein 5 isoform X1 — translation MPVTRLKLGKLKVVRRQLLQRYEHQPFVSCLAGLYGCQWRRYQRARAQPGECCCSKVECGSFGLLILTFFLSFLFLYFWSEAQNDYNDFDWFNFGTLGFWFPWSLVLLVVAAALFTYIALLLVLAVCLLSEGQRLYLHWSHKTGIVVTLAFSVTATAILSDLWSKEWKTLLLSLQVTAPYLHVGAVSLMAILSWPIALHFFRMNKRVRQVAVLGLYLSVLFSLYLVPLGMYSPCIKEAGTLGPAPALIGHRGAPMLAPENTVMSFEKAVEAGGEGLETDVTISYDGVPFLMHDSTLKRTTNVAEVFPNRTHIDASMFTWAELQQLNAGGWFLSRDPFGTVSSLSESDRSQAQNQSVPSLAQFLEVAAGTGRLVLFDLRRPPYGHPYSQSYINTTLQVIQAHINSSQVLWLPSEDRDLVQAVDPQLQQTSGEKASIQELTDDHITRLNLHYSTMSQQQIRKYQSVNISTNLYVISQPWLYTLAWCSGAHSVTSNSIHILSSINKPLFLMTPEEYSLMWILTDVVSAFLIIVVFVFHWWRERGLPFWSGSRQTHENGPYSKFRTELSDVWSISSVNVRPDLRSAPSSPSTPHLPTITEE, via the exons ATGCCCGTGACCAGACTGAAGCTGGGGAAGCTAAAGGTGGTGCGGCGGCAGCTGCTGCAAAG GTATGAACACCAGCCGTTTGTCTCCTGCCTGGCCGGCCTCTACGGTTGCCAATGGAGACGATACCAGAGAGCCCGGGCTCAGCCTGGAGAGTGCTGCTGCAGCAAG gtGGAATGTGGCAGTTTTGGCCTCCTGATCCTCACCTTCTTCCTGAGTTTTCTCTTCCTGTATTTCTGGAGTGAAGCCCAGAATGACTACAACGACTTTGACTG GTTTAATTTTGGGACCCTTGGTTTCTGGTTTCCTTGGTCTCTGGTCCTGCTGGTCGTTGCTGCTGCTCTCTTCACATACATTGCCCTACTATTG GTGCTGGCGGTGTGTCTGCTCTCTGAGGGTCAGAGGCTCTACCTTCACTGGAGCCACAAG ACTGGCATCGTGGTGACGCTGGCGTTCTCCGTCACAGCTACTGCCATCCTGTCTGACCTCTGGAGCAAAGAATGGAAaactctcctcctgtctctgcaG GTGACAGCACCTTACCTCCATGTAGGTGCAGTCTCATTAATGGCGATTCTCTCCTGGCCAATAGCGTTGCACTTCTTCCGCATGAACAAGAGAG tGCGTCAGGTGGCTGTCCTGggtctctacctgtctgtgcTGTTCTCTCTCTACCTGGTCCCTCTGGGAATGTACTCACCCTGCATTAAAGAGGCAGGAACACTAGGACCTGCACCAGCACTCATAGGACACAGAGGAGCTCCAATG cttGCTCCAGAGAATACTGTGATGTCGTTTGAGAAGGCAGtggaagctggaggagaaggactAGAGACTGACGTCACCATCAG TTACGACGGTGTTCCCTTCCTGATGCATGACTCCACTCTGAAGAGGACGACTAATGTTGCAGAGGTTTTCCCAAATCGAACACATATCGATGCCTCCATGTTCACGTGGGCCGAGCTACAGCAGCTGAATGCTGGCGGCTGGTTCTTATCG AGGGATCCGTTTGGTACTGTGTCGTCCCTGTCTGAGTCGGACCGTTCCCAGGCCCAGAATCAGTCTGTTCCCTCTCTAGCCCAGTTCCTTGAGGTTGCAGCTGGGACTGGCAGACTAGTGCTGTTTGACCTACGCAGGCCACCGTATGGACACCCGTACAGTCAGTCATACATCAACACCACTCTGCAGGTCATACAGGCCCACATCAACTCCTCACAG GTGCTGTGGCTGCCTTCTGAAGACAGGGACCTGGTCCAGGCTGTGGacccacagctgcagcagacttCTGGAGAAAAGGCATCAATCCAAGAGCTGACAGACGACCACATCACCAGACTGAACCTGCACTACAGCACCATGTCACAGCAGCAGATCCG TAAATACCAGTCGGTGAACATCAGCACTAACCTGTATGTGATCAGCCAGCCGTGGCTCTACACTCTGGCCTGGTGTTCTGGAGCACATTCTGTCACCAGCAACTCCATCCACATCCTGTCCAGCATCAACAAGCCTCTCTTCCTCATG ACTCCAGAGGAATACAGTCTGATGTGGATTCTAACTGATGTGGTGTCCGCCTTCCTCATCATTGTAGTTTTCGTATTCCATTG gtggagagagagaggtctGCCCTTCTGGTCCGGCAGCCGCCAGACTCACGAGAACGGACCCTACAGCAAGTTCAGGACAG